Below is a genomic region from Pedobacter cryoconitis.
TTGTATATGGGAGACGATATTCCTGATCTGAATGTGATGAAACTCGTGGGGATACCTACCTGCCCTTCAGATGCCTGTTCAGATATTAAAGCAATCTCCGAATACATTTCGCCTTTTAAAGGAGGTCAGACAGCGGCCAGAGATGTCATCGAAAAGGTCCTGAGAATACAAGGAAAATGGTTTGATGCCAACCCTTCGGCTGCCGATTCCAGTAAATAAGTTACACAACAATTTTAAACCTTCCTTTGACTTTTAACTCTATCTCTAAAAAAGAATAGATATGAAGAAATTATTGATGATTTGCGGAATGTTATTCAGCGTAATAACTTTTGCACATGCACAAGGTGGTGACCGTAACGGAACACCAGAAGAAAGAGCAACAAAATCTACTGCGCAGCTGACTGAGAAATTAACTTTGACTGCCGATCAGCAAACCAAAGTTCACGATATATTGCTGGATCAGAATACACAGATGAACAAAGCACGTGAAGAAGCTGGTGATGATAGAAAAGCGATGCGGACTAAAATGATGACGCTGATGCAAAGTAATAATGAAAAGATCAAAGCTGTTTTAACTGACGATCAAAAGAAAGCTTATGATACGTTTCTGGAAGAAAGAAGAACGGCAATGAAAAACAGAATGGGTGGACAGGGGACTGGTCAGCCGGCAGAGAATAAATAACAAAAATAATAGAAGCGGCTTTGGGCCGCTTTTATTATTTTTGCCCAAAATGTATTCATATGTATAAGCAAACAACTCCTCTTATTCTGGCTTCTAAATCACCCCGCAGACAAGAATTAATGCAATTGATGGGACTTGATTTTAAGGTATTATTAAAAGATGTAGACGAGAGTTATCCTGAACACCTTGCTCCGGAAGCAATTGCCTGTTATATCTCGGAAAAGAAAGCGATGGCATTCGCAGAAGAGCGCTTAACAAGCCTGGTGATTACTGCTGATACTATTGTCGCTTACAATGGGGAGATTCTGGGTAAACCAGCAGACGCACTGCACGCTAAAGTAATGCTTGAAAAACTATCAGGTACCAGCCATCAGGTATATACAGGAGTAAGCCTGGCTTATAAAGACAAGCTTAAAACCTTTTTCGATCAAACAGAAGTGCGTTTCAGAATACTCAGTACAGAAGAAATAGAACATTATATCAATAAATATAATCCACTGGATAAAGCAGGTTCTTATGGTATACAAGACTGGCTGGGCTTTATCGCAGTAGAACGTATTGAAGGTTCCTATACTAATGTAATGGGCTTACCAACAGAGAAACTTTACTTAGAGCTTTCAAACTTCTGATCTTCCCGGATCTTGTATAATACACCCATTTTTAAATCATATGTAGATAAGCTGATTGCTTTTAATCCCGTTTTGTCCAGCACATAATTGGTCAGGATGGCGGCGATGACAATCATATCCACTCTGAGTGGAATCAGATTTGGCATCACAACCCTTTCTGCATGTGCAGAAGCAATCAGCTTTTCAGCAAGGCTGCGATACTGACCGATATCAAATGACGCTGAACTTATTGTTTTCAGGTCAATATCTTCCAGTAACATCGCAGCGAAAGTTTCAAATGCACCTGCTGAACCAACCAGCACCTGCGGCTCATATTGCTGACAAGCCACCAGCAGATCTTTCAGCTCCTGATCAAGATGATTTTGTATAGCTGACTGGTCTTCTTCGCTTATAGGATCGGAATGAAAATAAGCCTGTAATAATCTGGCAGCACCTATATTATAACTTTTCTTCCACAGCGGGCCATGCTGATTACAAATAATGAACTCAGTGCTTCCTCCGCCAATGTCCATAATCAACGATTGTTGATTGATCACCCCTGTTGCTTTTACACCATTGAATATATAAGCAGCCTCTTCCTCCCCACTGATCACTTCAATAGCTATACCCGCTATTCTGAGGGCAGCGATAACAAAATCCTTTCCATTTCCGGCACTGCGTACCGCAGAGGTTGCAGTGGCGCGGACAATAGTAACCTGCTGTGCATCTATTTCTTTTTTAAAGCCTTTTAATGCCGCTATGCCGCGCTCAAAAGCTTCAGGTATAATCAAATTCTCATTGATCCTGCCCTGGCCTAATTGCACCAGTAAATTAGTCTTGTAAATAACCTCCACACCCGCAGGTGTAAGCTCAGCTATTACTAAGTGAAAAGTGTTCGTTCCTAAATCAATAACCGCTGCTTTCATCTGTTTCGTTAATACTGTAATTTAATTCTTGTAACTGAACCATTTGAACATTTCCTTCAAACTGGTTTTTTTGCCATACATTAAGATACCCACTCTGTATATTCTTGAAGCTACCCACACCGTTCCTACAAATCCCGCTATCAATAAGCCCATAGACAAAGCAAGCTGCCAGTCTGGTACACCATAAGGTAACCTGACCATCATTGCAATCGGAGAAGTAAATGGGATCATAGATAACCAGAAAGCAAGCGGGCCATAAGGATCATTCACCACAACGCTCAAAGATAAGGCATAACTTAGTGTGAGCGGCATCATAATAGGCATCACAAACTGCTGCGTCTCTGTTTCACTATCTACTGCCGAACCAATTGCCGCATAAAGGGAACTATAGAATAAATAGCCACCAATAAAAAAGAATACAAAGACCAGCAGGATTTTAGTCAGGTCAAGATTGGCCATGCTTTTTTGAATATAAGCGACCGGGCCATTGTCTGCCCCTTGTTTTCCTATCGAAGCTCCCGTCTTTGCCTGTACAGCGGAAACCGTGTTTTTCTGTAGTTGTTTATCACCCGTAAAGGCTTGAACAGCGACAGTTGAAATCGTTGCCGTCAATAAGATCCAGAGCACAAACTGTGTTAATCCTACCAAAGCGATACCGATGATTTTTCCCATCATCAGCTGAAAAGGCTTGACAGATGAAATCATTACTTCAATAATTCTGCTTGTTTTCTCTTCAATCACACCCCGCATCACCTGGATACCATAAATCAGGATAAAAGTAAACATCAGGATACCAGATGCATAACCAATCACAGTGGTCGCGCCAGCACTGGAATCCTCTTCCTGGCCTGCCTGATTAATCTTCTTATTATCGATGTTGACAGTAGCTTTTAATTTATCAAGATCTTCCTGTGCAATACCACTTTCTTTCAGTTTTTGAATTCTGATCGTATTCTCCACATCATCAACTACTTTTCCATTCATAGAAAAACCAGCCTGTTTAGTTCCTAAAAGTTGTATTCCTGAAGGATTATCCAGGCTAAACTCAGGCAGGTAAAGAATATAATCATAATCTTCATCCTTCAGGCCGGCCTTCATTTCTGCCAATGATTTATGAACATAAACGTAGGTCGTATTCTTAGTAGAAGCGATTTTTTCAGTCAGTGTTTTGTTTTCATTAACGACAGCTATCCTGTTATTGGTCGAAGTTGCTCCCTGAATAGAGAAATAAATGATCATGCCATAAAATCCTGCAACAATAATCGGTGTTAACAGCGTCATGACAATGAATGATTTTTTTCTGACCCGGCTCAGGTATTCTCTTTGTATAATGAGTAAAATCTTGTTCATAACGTTAATTCTTTAGTTTTACCTGGTCAATAAAAATGTCATTCATGGTAGGAATCACTTCGTCTAAACGATGAATATTCACCAGAGGGAGCAAAGCTGATAAGAGCTGATTGGCTGTTTTTCCTGCGCTGATTTGTACCTTAATCCTTGTTTTTCCTTGCAGTATTTCTTTATGCAGTATTTCGAACAGACCAGCTGATAGTTCAACAGGGTACTCACCATCATACTCTACCCAGTACGTATTGTTCCTGTATTGCTCCTTAATATCCGATACCGAACCATCCAGGATCTTTTTAGAACGATGAATCAATGCAATATTGTCACATAATTCTTCTACAGATTCCATCCGGTGCGTAGAGAAAATAAAAGTTGCTCCTTTTTTATTCAATTCCAGAATTTCATTTTTGATAATATCAGCATTGACCGGATCAAACCCAGAAAAAGGTTCATCCAGAATAATCAGTTCAGGTTCGTGTAATACAGTGGCTACAAATTGTACCTTCTGCTGCATCCCCTTACTTAAGTCTTCTACCTTTTTATTCCACCAGCTTCCCATTTCCAGTTTCTCAAACCAGTATCTGACCTTTTTAGTGGCTTCAGCAGTACGCATACCTTTGAGTTTGGCCAGGTACAATACCTGTTCGCCAATCTCCATTTTTTTATATAAACCACGTTCTTCCGGGAGGTATCCTATTCTTGCGATGTGAGAGGAATTGAGGCGTTGCCCGTTAAAAATTACTTCGCCGCTATCTGGTGCAGTAATTTGAGTGATAATTCTGATCAGTGATGTTTTGCCTGCACCATTGGGACCCAGCAGCCCGAAGATTTTGCCCTGCTCCACTTTCAGGCTTACGTCGTCCAGTGCAAGATGCGTAGCATATTGTTTAACAATATTATTTACGTTAAGCATTTAGTCTTTTATTTAGTTCTTAGTTACTCTTTAGACTGAAATCAGACAAAATGTTACAGATTTAGCGTGCTGTATCTGTCAATGCGATCAATTGCTTTGCATTAGTTAATGCCGATGTTCCCCAGGTATTGTTGAAATATACGAATACTTGTTTAGGTCCCTGCAAGATAGATTTAGCGAAGGCAATTATTTCCTGCCCGGTATACAGTGATTTGTATAACACAGGCTTACCATGAAAACGGTAGTAAACAGGATCATTGAATAATACTACCCCATCTGGTAAAGCCGAAGGATAACTTAGTCCGCTGAAGGTCAGATGATGTTTTTTAAATTCGTCCATCACCGTATTGTTCCACCAGCTGATATGTCTGAATTCAACTACATTCTTAAATGCCGGGTTTAGATTTTTCAATAGTAAGGCTAATCTTTCTTCCGTATAAGTGAAAGAAGGAGGAGTTTGAAACAATACGCAGCCCAGTTTCTCCTGGAGACCAGCAGAAATTACCCCGTAAAAATCAGTAACCAGCTTTTCCACCTCATTAAACTTATTATAATGTGTAATTGCCCGGGGTGCCTTAATCGTAAACAGAAAATCAGCGGGGCTGGTTTCATACCAGGTATTAAAGCTTTTCAAAGAAGGCTGTTTGTAAAAAGAAGAATTAATCTCTATCGTATTAAAATGCTGGCAATAATAGCTAAACCATTCTTTTTGAGGAAGACCGGCAGGGTAGAAGACCTCTTTCCATTCTTTGTAATAAAATCCGGAGCAGCCAATTCTCCAGTCTGCTATTGCTATCCCATCCATAAATATTTTTTAGATTAAACAACGGTTACAGGCTAAAGTTTTTTGCATAAAAAAACAGGCTGCATCCTTTCGGATACAGCCTGTTTTAATTTATAATCAAGAATCGGTTACTCGAAATACTCTTTCATTTTTTCAAAGAAACTTTTGTCATTTTTACCTGGCTGAGGTTTGAAATTTGGAGATTCACGTAGTTTCTCCAGCATATTCCGTTCTTCACTGCTCAGGGCTTTAGGCGTCCAGATATTCACATGGATAATCTGATCACCACGGTGATAAGAATTCACTTCAGGAATACCTTTAGCTTTCAGGCGTAATAACTTTCCGCTTTGTGTACCAGGTTCGATTTTGATTTTAGCTTTACCATCAATAGTTGGTACTTCGGCACTGTATCCTAAAGCAGCATCAATGATACTTAAGTGTAAATCATAAACGATATTGTTTCCTTCACGTTTCAATGTTTCATGAGGGATTTCTTCAATCAGGATGATCAGATCACCAGGAATACCACCGTTAGGGGCTGCATTACCTTTTCCGCTCATGCTCAATTGCATACCATCACTTACACCAGCCGGAATGTTGATTGTAATCGTTTCCTCGCCACGAACTGTTCCTTCACCATGACATGATGTACATTTTGAAGTAATCTGTGAGCCGGCACCATTACAAGTCGGGCAGGTAGATGTAGTCTGCATCTGGCCTAAAATGGTATTGGTCACTCTGCGGACAGAACCACTGCCACCACAAGTTTTACAAGTGCTGATAGATGATTTGTCTTTAGCTCCCGAACCATCGCAGGTTTTACAAACAATCTGTTTATTAACCTTTATTTTTTTCTCTGCGCCATGCGCTATTTCTTCAAGGGTAAGTTTGACTTTTATACGAAGGTTAGAGCCTTTAGCTACGCGTCTGCCGCTGCTGCGTTGTTGCTGTCCGCCGAAAAAACTATCGAAAGGACTGCCACCGCCACCGCCGCCACCAAAGATATCGCCAAACTGGCTGAATATATCTTCCATGTTCATGCCGCCGCCGCCATAGCCACCACCGCCACCAGAAGCTCCGCCAACACCTGCATGTCCATAATGGTCATAGCGTTGTTTCTTCTCCGGGTTGCTTAATATCTCGTAAGCCTCAGCAGCTTCCTTAAATTTATCCTCAGCAGTATGGTCATCAGGATTTTTGTCCGGATGGAACTTTATAGCCAGCTTTCTATAAGCTTTTTTGATCTCTTCCGGAGAAGAACCTTTGCTTACACCAAGGATATCGTAATAATCTCTCTTACTCATAATTAACTACCTACAACTACTTTTGCAAAGCGTATAACTTTGTCATTTAAAGTGTATCCTTTTTCTAATTCATCTATAACTTTTCCTTTCAACTCTTCAGTTGGGGCAGGAACTTTAGTGATTGCTTCATGAAGGTCTGTGTCAAAAACAGTATTTGCACATTCCATTTCTTTTAAGCCTTTCTGACTTAAAATGCTTTTCAGTTTGGTATGTACTAACTGAATCCCTTCACGGATTGCAGCCACATCAGTAGCATTTTCAGTTGCTTTATTTGCACGGTCAAAATCGTCCAGCACAGGAAGCATAGAGATAATTACATCCTTACCAGCAGTCTGTAAAAGCTCAACACGTTCTTTTTGTGTACGTCTTTTGAAATTGTCAAACTCAGCAAAAAGGCGAAGATATTTATCATTCAACGCTGCATTATCAAGTTTTAATTGCTCTTCAGCAGAGATTTCCTCTACAGGTTCAGTGATAGTATCCGCATTTGCGTCATCTGTAAGCTCTTTGTTTAACTGCTCTTCAGCAGTATTTTCCGTAATAGGATTTTCTGTATCGTTTGTTTTCTTCTTGCTAAACATGGTATAGTAGAATTTTATGATGCAAACTCAAAAGGTTTGCCAATGAAGTATATCAGCCATGCTGTCAGTTTTGTTTGAACAACACTGTACAGAATGGCTGAAATGAAAATATTTTGTCAGGAATGGTCAGTTTTTTGGAACAGACACTTAGTTAATTGTTGCATCATCATGGACAATACCTGCTTCACATTTGATAATACGTGAAGGCAGGGTACGGATGATATGATAATCATGCGTAGCCATTAATACAGCAGTACCGCTCTGGCTGATTTGTTTCAGCAGCAATACGATTTCTTCGGATGTTTCAGGATCTAAATTCCCTGTAGGCTCATCCGCAAGGATAATATCCGGATTATTTAATAGCGAACGCGCAATAACTACACGCTGCTGTTCACCACCAGAAAGCTCATGCGGCATTTTTCTGATTTTTGAACGCAGACCTACCTTTTCCAGTACATCTTTGATACGTTCTTCGATTAGTTTCTTGTCTTTCCAGCCAGTTGCTTTCAATACAAAATCAAGATTCTTCTCAATTGTACGGTCTGTTAACAATTGGAAATCCTGGAATACGATCCCTAACTTTCTGCGCAGATAAGGAACATCCCGCTCGGCCAGTTTTTTAAGGTCAAAACCTGCAATTTCCCCCTCACCATTACCGATATGAAGTTCACCGTAAATGATTTTCAATAAACTGCTCTTTCCAGATCCCGTCTGTCCGATCAGAAATACAAACTCACCCTTATCTATGTTAAGATTAACATCAGAGAGTACAAGGTGTTTTTGTTGAAATACATCTACGTTCTTTAAATTTATAACTGCGTTTCCTGCCATGTCTTAAATATCTAATTTTGCAATCTGACCAAATGGTAAATCTTTTACCATATCCATAATATAAGGCAACTTGTCACCCAGACCTAATTTTTCCAGAGATTTATCAGGACGGTCTACCCTGAAATAGGCCAGTAAGGTGAATTTATCATCCCTCAGCTGGACGTAATCCGGGATTTTGGCAATACCTTTTACTTTGATTACATACATTTTGTTCAAAAATAGTGTTTCAAAATGATAAAATGAGAGCCTGTTTAAATTTGTAGCTTAAACTTATAACTTATTTAAAAAGTTAATCGTATTCACATTATCCGCATAATCCCATAACTGAGGATGCTGACTTTGTCCAAAAGTTACCGAATCTACATCCAGTTGTACAGCCGTATTGGTGACTACACATTGAATATTGTCCTGCATACCTTTCAGCTTATCGTTTAATTCCTCTATGTTTTTATAGTATTCAAAGTATAAAACAGCAAGCGGAGAAGATAACCCTTCATCTTCTTTTAATAACAAAAAGCCATTGTCAAAATGCTGGACAGTATTGACCAGGTAAATAGATTTGTTATAATCGTAGTTATTATTGTATTTGAAATGATTGATAATATCCTGATACTGTTCCAGCGGTTCAAAGAAGTTTTTAATCTCATAACCTTCAGGAATATAGATTTTGGATACATTTCTGCAACCCAGTCCGAAGTAATCAAAAATATCATGACCTAACTGTCCGATCTCGGCTATACTTTCTTTACCATCCAGTACCGCAACGCTATTCCTGTTTTTTCTGATAATATTAGGCACTTTACCGAAATAGTAATCAAAATATCTGGAGGTATTATTACTTCCGGTTGCAATAATTGCGTCAAAATCTTTCAGCCTTTCTGCATAGACAATTCTATCCGATAAAAGTGGCTCAAATTCAATAAGTTGTTTCAATAAAGCCGGTAATAACTGACTATCAGAAGAGGAAAGTTTGATAATCGCTATATTTCCTGTAGCCAGCACAGATAAAATATCGTGAAAACCTACCAGTGGAATATTCCCTGCAAGGATCAAACCTACTTTTTTAGGATTCTGGCTGACTGTAATTTGTTCAAACCATTTTTCCAGTGCAGGCAAATTCAGCATTTCCTGAAAAGAAGCCAGCGATCTCCGCACTTCAGCCACAGTAAACCAGGCATTATGATTAGGTGCTGAATCGATCGTATTACTAAATTCATCATCCGGGTGATTTAAGAAATCACTTAGTTTATGGAATGCAATAATTAACTTTTCAGCGGTAAGGATTGACATGTTTGAAGTAATTTTAAAGTATAAATGTTATATTTGCAATGCAAAGGTAACTTTAGCAAATAGATTTATACGAAGACATGGCTATTAAAATAACAGACGAATGTATTAATTGCGGAGCATGTGAGCCTGAATGCCCAAATAATGCAATTTATGACGCAGGTACAGCCTGGAGATTTTCTGATGGAACCAACTTAAATGGTATCATTGATTTTGGCGATCAGGAAGTAGATGCTGGCGCGGCTCAGGAAGCAGTTTCTGATGAAGTATATTATATCGTTTCAGATAAATGTACAGAATGTAAAGGGTTTCATGATGAACCTCAATGTGCGGCAGTGTGCCCGGTAGATTGTTGCGTGGACGATGAAGATATCCGTGAAACTGAAGAAGAATTATTAAAGAAAAAAGCCTGGTTACACCAGGAAGACTAGTTCTTTAATATCTATATAACAGAAAAAGAGAAAAGGACGCATATGCGTCCTTTTCTCTTTTTCTGTTATATAGATATTATACCTCTGCCTTGTTCGGAATAATCAATACAGGACAGGCTGATTTTCTGGCCACATGTTCAGCCACACTTCCCATTAAAAAGTGATATAATCCTGTTCTGCCATAAGTTCCGATCACAATCAGATCAGACCCCCATTCGTCAGATTGCTGAATAATTCCATGTGCTGCGGTATCTACTACACTTAGATATGTAGTTTTAATGCCGTTACCATAAGTATCTTCTATTTCTTTCAGCAGCTGATGGCTGTTCTCTTCACTGTTATCATAACTTTCCAGGAAAACAGGAGCCAGTGTAAGATCCTGATTAATAGTGGCTGGCATTGGCTCAATAATATTGACTAAGGCAACCTCAGCATTAAAGGTCTTAGCCAGCTCGTAGCCTGTTTTTGCTGCCTTTTCTGAGCAGGTACTATTATCTACTGCGATTAATATCTTTTGGAGGTTCATAATTTCTGGCGCTAATGAATGTAATACTTGTATAACAAATTTATCAATCAAATGTTTATCCTATCGTTTTGTAAATCGCTATCCTTACTTTTGAGTACTAGATTTCATTATGGAACAGACATTCGCAATTTGCAGGGTAGCCGTAGCACCAATAAGAGCATCATCATCCGATAAAGCCGAAATAACGACGCAATTATTATTTGGAGATCACGTAGAAGTATTGGAAAAAGCTGAGCCCTGGTGGCGGATTCGTAATGGTTATGATGACTACGAAGGCTGGATAGACTTTAAACAGCTTGCAGTACTTACTGAAACTGACTACGAAGCCTGTAAACAACGTATTGCTTTGGTACCGGCAGCAGTTAATAATCAGGTGCTGGCAGCCGATGGAAGTGTCTATTACCTGGCTGCATCGAGCAGTTTGCCAGCTTACAGCAATGGATTCTGCCAACTGGGTAAAGAGAAATTCCAGGTCTTATTTGAACCTCATCAGCCGCCAGTACAAGCAACCGGGGCAATGCTTGCAGATGCTGCTCTTTTCTACCTGAATGCACCGTATTTATGGGGAGGCCGTACCCTGTTCGGTATTGATTGTTCCGGATATGTACAGGCCGTTTTTGCTTTATATGGTATTACCCTTCACAGAGATGCCGCTCAGCAAGCAGAACAAGGAGAAACAGTTAATTTTTTGCCGGAAGCACAAACCGGGGATCTTGCTTTTTTTGATAATGCCGATGGCAAAATCATTCATGTAGGCCTGATGCTCAATGCGAATCAGATTATTCATGCTTCAGGAAAAGTGAGAATTGATCCTATAGATGACCAGGGGATTTATAATCCTGAACTTGGGCGTTATAGCCACAAACTCAGGATTATTAAAAGGTTTATAAATCCCATTCCCACACCATAACTAATTTGTCATCGCCAGTGGTTAATAAATATTTACCATCCAGGCTCCAGATTAGTTTATTGATAGAATGGGTATGTCCGTGTGTGCTCTTTTCAATGCTCAGGATTTTGTATAACCTTAGATCATCACTGCCCCACAGTTTGATACTTTTGTCCTGGCTTACTGTGACAAAATAGGGCAGCGAAGGATGAAATGCAATTCCATAAACACTAAATAGATGTGCTGGAATGGTATGCTGAAGCTGATAATCCGGCAATGACCAGAAATTTAACTGTGCATCTCTTCCTCCGGAAATCAAGTATTTACCATCAGGCGAATACTGGACAGAAGTAACCGGCAAAGTATGCTGCTGCAAGATATGCAGCAAGCTATAATCACTCAAATCATAAATACGGATTGCGCCATCTTTACAACCAAAAGCAACCTGCAAGCCATCTGCACTAACTGCTATCGCTCTGACTGTATCGGCAGAAACCCTGATCCGGTAAAGTAAAGACCAGTCGGTCAATGACCATACCCCAACAGTACCATCTTCACTTGCAGTTAAAAACTCCTGTTTTGACGGGATAGTGACCAGATCAAATACAGGTTTTTCATGTGCCTGAAAGGTGGAGATGATTGTTTGTTTATTTAGGTCAAATATACTGACCTCACCACTTCTCTGACCAACAAAAAGCTGGTCATTGTACTGATGAAGATTATACACAGAAGTTTTTACCGGCATTAAAACCTTCAAAAAGGACATCTTTTTCAATGACCATTCTACCACACCCTTATCATTTCCACCGGTAAAAAAGATACCTGGTTCACTAGAATTGGTTAAAGCATAAACAGGGTTCTGATGACCGCTAAGCGATCTTAAATGTTTCAGCATAATTAACGGTGTCTGCCTTCCAGGTTGACCCCGATATCAGCAAGTGTTTTACCTTTTTCTCTTAATAAGACTAATAAATGGAAAATTAAATCAGAACTCTCATTCACAAAGTCAACATCAGTTTCGTTTAATGCTGCAATTACAGTTTCTACGCCTTCTTCTCCAACTTTCTGTGCAATCTTATTTAATCCCTTTTTGCGGAGCTTGTTCACATACGATTCTTCCGTAGGATGATCATATCTATCGTGAATAATTTTCTCTAGTTCAAAGATGAAATTCTGATTGAAATTAGTTTTAAAACAGCTTCTGCTCCCTGTATGACACGTTGGGCCTACTGGGGTAACTTTAATCAGTATCGTATCTTTATCACAATCAATATGCGTCTCTTTTACATATAAAAAGTTACCGCTTTCTTCTCCTTTAGTCCATAAACGGCTTTTAGAGCGGGAATAAAATGTAACTTTCCCTTCCTGCTGTGTTTTTGACCAGGCTTCCTGGTTCATATAACCCAACATTAACACTTCCAATGTTTGTATATCCTGAATGATTACAGGAACCAATCCATCGGTTTTCTTAAAATCTATAGTCATAACCTAACTGGTATGTTGTGTTTTTTTAATTCGTTTTTCAGGTGGGGGATAGGGATTTCACCGAAATGAAAAACCGAAGCAGCTAAGGCCGCATCCACACCCGTTGTGGTAAAAACTTCTGTGAAATGTTCAACTTTTCCT
It encodes:
- a CDS encoding universal stress protein; the protein is MNLQKILIAVDNSTCSEKAAKTGYELAKTFNAEVALVNIIEPMPATINQDLTLAPVFLESYDNSEENSHQLLKEIEDTYGNGIKTTYLSVVDTAAHGIIQQSDEWGSDLIVIGTYGRTGLYHFLMGSVAEHVARKSACPVLIIPNKAEV
- a CDS encoding C40 family peptidase is translated as MEQTFAICRVAVAPIRASSSDKAEITTQLLFGDHVEVLEKAEPWWRIRNGYDDYEGWIDFKQLAVLTETDYEACKQRIALVPAAVNNQVLAADGSVYYLAASSSLPAYSNGFCQLGKEKFQVLFEPHQPPVQATGAMLADAALFYLNAPYLWGGRTLFGIDCSGYVQAVFALYGITLHRDAAQQAEQGETVNFLPEAQTGDLAFFDNADGKIIHVGLMLNANQIIHASGKVRIDPIDDQGIYNPELGRYSHKLRIIKRFINPIPTP
- the hisIE gene encoding bifunctional phosphoribosyl-AMP cyclohydrolase/phosphoribosyl-ATP diphosphatase HisIE; the encoded protein is MTIDFKKTDGLVPVIIQDIQTLEVLMLGYMNQEAWSKTQQEGKVTFYSRSKSRLWTKGEESGNFLYVKETHIDCDKDTILIKVTPVGPTCHTGSRSCFKTNFNQNFIFELEKIIHDRYDHPTEESYVNKLRKKGLNKIAQKVGEEGVETVIAALNETDVDFVNESSDLIFHLLVLLREKGKTLADIGVNLEGRHR
- a CDS encoding WD40 repeat domain-containing protein, whose amino-acid sequence is MLKHLRSLSGHQNPVYALTNSSEPGIFFTGGNDKGVVEWSLKKMSFLKVLMPVKTSVYNLHQYNDQLFVGQRSGEVSIFDLNKQTIISTFQAHEKPVFDLVTIPSKQEFLTASEDGTVGVWSLTDWSLLYRIRVSADTVRAIAVSADGLQVAFGCKDGAIRIYDLSDYSLLHILQQHTLPVTSVQYSPDGKYLISGGRDAQLNFWSLPDYQLQHTIPAHLFSVYGIAFHPSLPYFVTVSQDKSIKLWGSDDLRLYKILSIEKSTHGHTHSINKLIWSLDGKYLLTTGDDKLVMVWEWDL
- a CDS encoding 4Fe-4S dicluster domain-containing protein, producing MAIKITDECINCGACEPECPNNAIYDAGTAWRFSDGTNLNGIIDFGDQEVDAGAAQEAVSDEVYYIVSDKCTECKGFHDEPQCAAVCPVDCCVDDEDIRETEEELLKKKAWLHQED